The following are encoded together in the Lathyrus oleraceus cultivar Zhongwan6 chromosome 3, CAAS_Psat_ZW6_1.0, whole genome shotgun sequence genome:
- the LOC127127936 gene encoding carotenoid cleavage dioxygenase 7, chloroplastic yields MQAKPIHSPSPYIVPPLLRPPPVHHASLSSQTITKPKPVPAPIPTTDVVIPGRILQPVQPFIDHDDPIAASWDYNFLFMSQRSETTQPIRLRVVEGEIPTDFPSGAYYLTGPGIFKDDHGSTVHPLDGHGYLRAFAFDNATKEVKYMAKYIKTEAQVEEFDRKTNSWRFTHRGPFSVLKGGKKIGNTKVMKNVANTSVLMWGKKLLCMWEGGNPYEIESDTLDTIGKFNMTDGCDLADHGESHGGDVWEVAANLLKPILYGVFKMPPKRLLSHYKLDSSRNRLLTVACNAEDMLLPRSNFTFTEYDSNFKIVEKQEFKIPDHMMIHDWAFTDTYYIVFANRIKLDILGSMEAVCGASPMISALTVNPSKSTSPIYLLPRFPNKSESKKRDWKIPLEIPSQLWLLHVGNAFEVKHDHGNLDIQILASACSYQWFNFRKLFGYKWQTKHLDPSIMNVKGENALPHLVQVSIKLDSDYNYQECDVKPIHKWKKSADFPAINPTFSGKQNKYLYSATTLGSRKSLPSFPFDTVVKFDLTNNSVQTWTAGSRRFIGEPIFVPKGEDEDDGYLLVVEYATSMQRCCLVVLNPKEIGTKKALVARLEIPMHLNFPLGFHGFWAAS; encoded by the exons ATGCAAGCCAAACCCATTCACAGCCCCTCACCTTACATAGTTCCTCCTCTCCTAAGGCCTCCTCCTGTGCACCACGCCTCCTTATCATCCCAAACAATAACCAAACCAAAACCAGTACCCGCACCCATACCCACGACCGATGTTGTCATACCCGGCCGGATTCTTCAACCGGTTCAACCGTTTATCGACCACGATGACCCCATAGCCGCGTCGTGGGACTACAACTTCTTATTCATGTCACAACGATCGGAAACGACTCAACCTATCAGACTACGTGTCGTGGAGGGGGAAATACCTACGGATTTTCCGTCTGGCGCGTACTATTTAACCGGGCCAGGGATTTTCAAAGACGATCATGGTTCCACGGTGCACCCGCTCGACGGCCATGGTTACCTAAGAGCATTCGCTTTCGATAATGCAACTAAGGAAGTCAAATACATGGCTAAATACATCAAAACCGAAGCTCAAGTCGAGGAGTTCGATCGAAAGACCAACTCGTGGAGGTTTACGCATAGAGGGCCGTTTTCTGTTTTGAAAGGTGGGAAGAAGATTGGGAATACTAAGGTTATGAAAAATGTTGCTAATACTAGTGTATTGATGTGGGGGAAGAAACTCTTGTGTATGTGGGAAGGTGGAAACCCGTATGAGATCGAATCCGATACGTTGGATACGATCGGGAAGTTCAACATGACCGACGGTTGTGATTTGGCGGATCACGGTGAGAGTCACGGTGGTGATGTTTGGGAGGTTGCTGCCAACTTACTAAAACCTATATTGTACG GAGTCTTTAAGATGCCGCCAAAGAGACTCTTGTCTCACTATAAACTTGACTCTAGCAGGAATAGATTACTTACTGTGGCGTGCAATGCAGAGGATATGTTACTTCCAAGAAGTAATTTTACATTTACAG AATATGACTCTAATTTCAAAATAGTAGAGAAACAAGAGTTCAAAATTCCAGATCACATGATGATCCATGATTGGGCTTTCACAGATACTTATTACATAGTGTTTGCCAATCGCATCAAACTTGATATATTAG GTTCAATGGAAGCAGTGTGCGGAGCATCTCCAATGATATCAGCATTAACCGTAAATCCAAGTAAAAGTACATCACCAATATACTTACTTCCTCGGTTTCCAAACAAATCTGAAAGTAAAAAACGAGATTGGAAAATACCACTTGAAATACCTTCACAATTGTGGCTTCTTCATGTTGGTAATGCATTTGAAGTTAAACATGATCATGGAAATTTGGACATTCAAATACTAGCTAGTGCTTGCTCTTATCAATGGTTCAACTTCCGCAAATTATTTG GATATAAGTGGCAAACAAAACATCTAGATCCATCAATAATGAATGTGAAAGGTGAAAATGCATTGCCACACCTTGTTCAG GTTTCTATAAAACTAGATTCAGATTACAATTATCAAGAGTGTGATGTGAAACCAATACATAAATGGAAGAAATCCGCAGATTTTCCAGCAATCAATCCCACATTTTCCGGAAAACAAAACAAATATCTCTATTCCGCAACTACATTAGGATCTCGAAAATCATTGCCGAGTTTTCCTTTTGACACCGTAGTGAAATTTGATCTCACGAATAATTCTGTACAAACTTGGACAGCGGGAAGCCGAAGATTTATCGGCGAACCGATTTTTGTTCCCAAAGGCGAAGACGAAGACGATGGTTACCTTCTTGTTGTTGAG TATGCTACCTCAATGCAGAGATGTTGTCTTGTTGTCTTGAACCCAAAAGAGATAGGAACAAAAAAGGCTCTTGTTGCAAGACTTGAAATTCCAATGCATTTGAATTTTCCTCTAGGTTTTCATGGTTTCTGGGCAGCTAGCTAG